A genome region from Dolichospermum compactum NIES-806 includes the following:
- a CDS encoding glycosyltransferase family 4 protein produces the protein MLAVIDTHPIQYRAPVYRTLSTEIGIPITVIYGSDFSVVGYKDKEFGAKFAWDTDLLSGYSSKFLSHVKTGGAQSFEEVSAQGLAATLREVQPKALLITGYSHRLYQAAFYQGWKLQIPILFRGETTDHAIKRNKIKSWIRDRTLSVVYQSCSKLLYIGQNSQRHFQRLGLSDTKLVFSPYCVNTQSFQLKAADRKLLRNTTREQLGITNTEKVLLFSGKLSYRKGVDLILPAIEKLPEEIKKQLVVLFLGNGELKAQLEKQAENLPNTKVHFLGFQNQTQLSHYYHAADILILPSRYSETWGLVVNEALHHGLPCIVSQAVGSGSDLVKPGVTGNIFETNSIDSLANNIKDSLYLCNNSEIQEQCQLQVSNYSVEKAAEGIATAYSSLC, from the coding sequence ATGCTTGCTGTCATAGACACACATCCCATTCAGTATCGCGCCCCCGTTTACCGAACCTTAAGCACAGAAATTGGTATACCAATAACTGTAATTTACGGCTCTGATTTTAGTGTGGTTGGTTACAAAGATAAAGAATTTGGCGCAAAATTTGCCTGGGATACAGACTTACTATCAGGCTATTCATCAAAATTTTTATCCCATGTCAAAACTGGAGGAGCGCAGTCTTTTGAAGAAGTTTCTGCTCAAGGACTAGCAGCAACGCTCAGAGAAGTACAGCCAAAAGCTTTGTTAATCACAGGTTATAGTCATCGCTTATATCAAGCCGCTTTTTATCAAGGGTGGAAATTGCAGATTCCTATTTTATTTCGTGGAGAAACAACGGATCATGCCATCAAACGAAATAAAATAAAATCTTGGATACGCGATCGCACCTTATCTGTAGTTTATCAGAGTTGCTCTAAATTACTTTATATTGGTCAAAATTCTCAAAGACATTTTCAGCGATTGGGATTGTCAGATACAAAACTGGTTTTCTCTCCTTATTGTGTTAATACTCAATCATTTCAACTGAAAGCGGCTGATAGAAAATTATTAAGAAATACTACTCGTGAGCAATTAGGGATCACAAACACAGAAAAAGTTTTATTATTTTCAGGCAAACTCAGTTATAGAAAAGGTGTAGATTTAATTTTACCAGCAATTGAAAAATTACCTGAAGAAATTAAAAAACAGTTGGTAGTCTTATTTTTAGGGAATGGAGAATTAAAAGCACAACTAGAAAAACAAGCCGAAAATTTACCTAATACCAAAGTACATTTTCTGGGTTTTCAGAATCAAACTCAATTGAGTCATTATTATCATGCAGCAGATATACTAATATTACCAAGTCGCTATTCAGAAACTTGGGGATTGGTAGTCAATGAAGCGTTACATCACGGACTCCCTTGTATTGTCTCTCAAGCCGTAGGAAGTGGGTCTGATCTAGTTAAACCTGGTGTAACGGGTAATATTTTTGAAACTAATTCTATTGATAGTTTGGCTAATAACATAAAAGATAGCTTGTATTTGTGCAATAACTCTGAGATTCAAGAGCAGTGTCAATTACAAGTTAGTAATTATTCTGTGGAAAAAGCTGCCGAAGGCATAGCAACAGCTTATAGTTCACTCTGCTAA
- a CDS encoding class I SAM-dependent methyltransferase, translated as MVILSEQQCPSCGGQGSTIGISFDEDVLHCQDCDLCFLKNSVRPMSANDNGWYSELFDFSQNAANNLVAEMQDSYLRQLSTLEKVSHGRNILDVGCGIGIFLAVAKSRDWNVFGVESSEHGAYFANKHFDIQYQSSIDEFPANTFDVVRISHVLEHIPEPRDFLHQLYRVLKPSGILVVIVPNREPLCAMFVNRYRQLFSKKPKLAGAIYPDMHVLGFSTKSLNKLVNSIKFNTVSCFTVSMGDITYYPLFYDGLLSRTKITNIKFKTFLRYYLPMIVDNLGNPFSKGQWIVGYFAKNE; from the coding sequence ATGGTGATATTAAGTGAACAACAATGCCCCTCTTGCGGCGGACAAGGCTCTACAATTGGCATCTCTTTCGATGAAGATGTGCTTCATTGTCAGGATTGTGATTTATGCTTTCTGAAAAATTCAGTACGCCCTATGTCTGCTAATGATAATGGCTGGTATTCGGAGTTATTTGATTTTTCTCAAAACGCAGCTAATAATTTGGTTGCTGAAATGCAGGATTCCTATTTACGTCAACTATCTACTTTAGAAAAAGTATCTCATGGGAGAAATATTTTAGATGTTGGTTGTGGAATTGGCATTTTTCTGGCAGTTGCTAAATCTAGAGATTGGAACGTCTTTGGTGTAGAATCTAGTGAACATGGAGCTTATTTTGCCAATAAGCACTTTGACATTCAGTATCAATCATCTATAGATGAATTTCCAGCTAATACCTTTGATGTAGTGAGAATATCCCATGTTCTTGAGCATATACCAGAACCTAGAGATTTTCTACACCAATTATATCGAGTTCTAAAACCATCAGGAATTTTAGTCGTTATAGTTCCTAATCGTGAGCCATTATGTGCAATGTTTGTTAATAGATATCGTCAGCTATTTTCAAAGAAACCAAAACTTGCTGGGGCAATTTATCCAGATATGCACGTTCTTGGTTTTTCTACAAAATCTTTAAATAAATTAGTCAATTCCATAAAATTTAATACTGTAAGTTGCTTCACAGTATCAATGGGAGACATAACTTATTACCCATTATTTTATGATGGACTTCTGAGCCGAACGAAAATAACAAACATTAAATTTAAAACTTTTTTACGGTATTATTTGCCAATGATAGTTGATAACTTAGGTAATCCATTTTCCAAAGGACAATGGATAGTAGGTTATTTTGCAAAGAACGAATGA